CTTTTTCTTTAGTGAAGAGCTTTCTGTCACCATATCATTCACTCCCGCATAGATCTTCTGAAAAAACCTTGGGACCGCACACATCATAGTCGGCTTTACTTCAATCAAGGCTTTTGCTATATTTTTCGGATCCTCCAGAAAATATACTCTGGCGCCACCATATAATGAGAGTAAGCTCCAGCTTCTTTCAAAAACATGACTCAACGGCAAAAAGGCTAATGACAATTCCTCTTCAAAGTTTTTAAACCTGAAAAACTCAAAATGGGCATCAAAAGCTTTTATAAAATTCCCGTGGGTAAGCATAACTCCTTTGGGCGTTCCCGTTGTTCCCGAAGTGTAGATCAGTGTGGCAACATCTTCATATTCTTTTTTACAGAACTCCAGCTTTGCAGCAGCTTTCGCAATAAAATCTTCCAGATAAGAGGCATCTTCTTTTTTAATCCACACTGACTTTTTAGAAACCACAATACCCTGAAGGCTACTGCCCTCTTTGTTTAGAAGTTCAAGACATGCATCATATTGAGCCTGATTCCCTACTAAAACAATTTTAGACTGAGAATCATTGATGATGTATTCTGCCTGCTCAGCATTATTGGTAGAATAAATAGGAACTGTAACAGCTCCGATCGACAGGGAGGCAAGATCAAAGACCATCCATTCTGCAGAATTATCGGAATAAATAGCGACCCTGTCACCCTCCTGAATTCCCACCTCTTTGAGTGCATTTGCTGTTTTAAAGATCATCTCACTGAATTTCTTCCAGCTCAACTCTTTCCAAACCTCTTTCGTTTTAAAACCAATCGCTGACTTTAACGGGTGTTTTTCTATATTTTTACTGATAATAGCCTCTGCAAGATTCATTTATTTATTCCCCTTTTTGTCGTTAATATAATTATTGAGATGAAAATCAATACTTTCCTCGATAGGAATGAACTGATAATTCAGCTTTTGCTTAATTTTTTCGTTGGAAATGGTATTAAAGGATGTGATGGATTCAATATTAGATTTTGTAACCAGCTTTAATTGTGGAATCAGCCACCCCAAAAGGATATTGGCTATTCTTCCGGCATTAAGTTCTGCTTTAGACAATATTCTGGCATTTTTCAATCCCAGTTTTTTACGAATATAATTCCCTGTTTCGGCATATCGTTTATTCTCCGAGACCAAAATAAAGCGTTCTCCAAAAATATTATTTTCCATCAGCTCTACAGAAATCCGTGCAACATCCCGGACATCCACATAAGATGATCCCCCGGAAAAGGTAAAATTATTTTTTTCAAATGTCGAAAAAAGTTCACCACTGCTTTGGTTCCAGTTTCCACTTCCTATGATAATTGCTGGATTGATGATGATGGTTTTCAGGCCCTCGGCTGAAGCTCTCCATACTTCCATTTCAGATAAATGTTTTGAAACGGCATAGGCAGGATGGTCAACCTTTGGATTAAAATCAGATTCTTCGTCAAGTTCCCCTTTTTCATTATAACCGTCCAAAACAGCCACAGAACTCACATGAAGAAATTTAGTAACAGACGAACCTTCACAAGCAAATAAAAGATTTTCTGTACCCTTGATATTCGTATGGTACATTTCTTTCTCATCTTGTGGATGAAAGCTTACTTTTGCAGCACAATGATACACTTCTTCTACGCCTTTCAGGGCATCTTCTAAAGAGTTCATGTCATCAAAATCTACATCTACCCATTCAATTTTATTAAAAAAATCATCAGAGTTTTCTGTATAAAACTGATATGAATGCTTTACTTCGTTTAAATTACTTGTTCTCCTTTTGGCAGCGCGTACTTTTTTTCCTTTTTTTAAAAGTTCCAAAATAATTACACGACCCAAAATTCCGGTTGCTCCCGTTACAAAAACCATCAATTATATTCCTACTTGGTTGTTGACTAAATTATAATAATATTTTTGATTCAGCAATTCTTCAATGTATTGAAAAATCATGTAAAATCCTATAATGCAAATTTGCGATTTTTAAAGGACAATTTTACTTTAGTTTGTTATTTAATTACACTCAAACATTATAAGGTTATTGAAAAATACTCTTTTTCAGGTTTTGGCTTAAGCCAATTGTTTGATTAAAATGATAAAAACGGGCTAAAGCCCGTTTTTATATATTGAATTAACATGTGATGACAAATTGATAAATAGTGATTACATTAGTAATCACATATTCTAAGCTAAGACCATATTATTTCTTCGTGGTGCTTTATCACATAAAAGATCAGCAATGCTCTTCGAAATAAGATTTTCTTCCGTAAGATTATCCAGCCAGAAAAATTCTCCGGCACCATTAATTTCAATAAAATAATATTCATCTTCAGGAGAAACAATGATATCCATTGCTCCATAATCAACATTATATACATCCAGAAGCTCTAAAACTTTAGCTTCAATATCTTTGGGAAGATCTGTTCTTACCCATTTATCGATTAGGTTTACCCCATCCTTTCTCCAGTCTACTTTTGCATCTTCAAACTGTTGTGAATCAATTTCGAACGCATATACATCCTGCCCTACTGCGGTTACTCTTAGCTCTCTTTTCTTTTCAATTTTCTTTTGGAATTGCATAGGGCAATACAACAGCGAATCCAGATCATCCAGCTTGTCCTCTTTAATCACGTTGGTAAATACAACACTTTCCACCCCATCTTCATAAATAGCAAAACCCGATTGCATCTTTCCGATAACATTCTGATGTTTCAGGATAAAATTTCTGGCTTCTTCAGGATTATTGGTAATACAGGTTTCCGGAATTTTAAATCCTATCTTATCCGCAATTTTTAACTGCTCCTCTTTACTGTCTAATCTTCTGTAAACACTTGGCTTACCCAGAGCATATACATCTATGGATTCTAAAAATCCAAAAAGAGTTGTTCTTATTTCACCCATCGCAGCACCATAGAATTTGGCATCTAACTCTTCCTTTAGCCCATCTCCCATATTGTAAGCTCTTCTGTACCACACCGCAGCAATATCATCTAAACGATGTTTAGCATCCGGAGTTTCGAGAATACTGATCCATTTTCCATCTTGGAAAGTAGTCGACAGTTTATTTTGTAAAGGATATAAATCGACATCAAAGCGGATGACCTCAAAGTTATTTTTAATAATATACTCCGTTACTTTTTGTATTGAAAAATTGTCCCCGGTATGGGTGATGATTAAAATTTTGTTATTCATTGGTTTTCATTCTTTTGATAAGGTTATCGGCAATTCTTTCCGCAATGGGAAAGTTAAGTTCTTTTTGTAACATTCCCCACTCTCCTTGTGGATTAACTTCAAGAAAATAGTAATTTTCATCTCTTCCTTTGATCATATCGATCGCTCCCATGTAGAGCCCCATTTCTTTCATCATTAAGGTAAGAGAAGACTTAATGTCTTCCGGCAATTCGTAAGCTGACCATGTATAATTTCCCTGATTAACACGCCAATCGGCATGTTCACTATTATTAATTTTACCCGTAAAAAACTCACCATCAACGTACATGATCCTTAGTTCATATTCTTTTTCTATATACGGCTGAAAAATCATAGGACAATACGCAATATCTGCCAGTGATTCTAAATTATCTTCTCTTATAATCGTTGTGGAGAGCATATTTTCACCTCCCATAGATTTGGCAATAACTCCATGCAGCTTTGCCACAGCTTTTCCATTACAATATGTATGAAAGAAGGCTGTAATCTCTTCTTCATCGTTTGAGAAAAGTGTTTTCGGTATCGTTAATTTATTTTTTTTAGCAATTTTCAGTTGATATAATTTGTTTCCATCCGCTTTCTTTTCAGCTTCAAAAGGATTGATCCAGGGAACATCTTCAAGAGCCGTGTAGAGATTATAACGAAGATTTCCATATTCATTGATGAAAATTTTCACATAGTCATCATCAAGCTCTTCAGGAATACTGATACGCCATCCTTTTCTATGCCACACTGCCTTGATATCGCTGGAACGGAACGTATTTCCAAACTCGTCAGTCAATTCAAACGAATGGTCAGTAATACTAATTTTCTGAAGGTAATTCAGGTGGTCTGAATTTAACCTGAAGTAGGGAATATTTTTAGAAGTAAGATATTCAAAGAAAATATCTATAGTATAAAAGTCATTGGAGTGCGTGATACAAAGAATCATTTTTTGCTTTTTATTAAAAAAGGAAACTTAGAGTGTAAGTTTCCTTTCTTATGATTTTAGTATGTTTTATTTTTCTTTAAAACAATTCACTATAATGGCACTGTTGGTGAATCATCATCTCCATCTGATGGATATTTCAATGTATGAGCCATATCCAAAGTTGGCTTAGTAACAACATCTCTTTCAGGAATTGTGATATCTGGTCCACCTCCTGTTACAGATTGAGGATCTTTCAGTTGTTTTTCAAGGAATGCTGCGAAAAATGGTTTTTTCTTTGAACTCTTGTTTTTCATAATGTTTTAATTTGGTTTAACTTAGTATTTTGTTGAAATTATTAAAAATGATCGATTGATACAAATGGATCTGATCTATAATTCTATATGATCTAAAGGTCCACCTTCATCACTATCAGAAGGATATTTCAAGGTTACATTATCATTTCTTACCGTAGTAACATTGTCAACCAAAACGGAAGTGATATTATCCTTGGAAGGAATCGTAATATTGTCTGAATTAGGTGAAGTAATAATTTCCCCACCTCCGGTTACTTTCTCAGGCTCTTGAATTTGCTTCTCCAAAAAAGAAGCAAAGAATGGTTTTTTTAGTTTTTTTGGTTTCATAAGTAAATATTTTTAACTTTTTTGATAAATCTAAAGTACAAAATTTCCCTTATGCAAAAAAATATATCACTCTTTTAAGAAAATTTTAACAATACAACAAACAGAGAATCAAATCAATCCAAACCCAAAAAATTCTTTACTACATGACTAAACTCTGTAGGGTTGTCAGCCTGTACCCAATGAGCTGCATTTTTAACAACGACAATTTTAGCCTTAGGAAACTGTTGTTTAATGGCAAATTCATCCTGTGGGAGAATATAATTGGATTTTTCCCCGGAAATAAATAAAGTTTCACCCTCAAACACTCCAAATTTTATTGCATTGGATACAAACTCATTATACTTTTCGGATAAGGTCTTAAGGTTAAACCTCCAATTTAGTTTTTTGTTATCATCCCAATATAAGTTCTTTGTTAAAAACTGAATGGTAGATTTCTCAGGAATATACTGACTAAGAACTGCTTCCACCTCATTTCTTGAACCTACATTATTGAAATCCACCGTTTCCAATGCTTTAATAATTCCCTGATGGTGTGGAGGATATGCTTTTGGAGAAATGTCAACCACAATAAGTTTTTCTACCTTTTCCGGATACCTTATCGCAAATTGCATTACTGCTTTTCCACCTAAAGAATGTCCCAGAACATGAGCTTTCTCTATTCCGTAATGATCCATATAATGCGCAATATCATCAGCCAGATCATCATGTGACATACTCTCCGAATGAAAACTTCTTCCATGATTTCTGAGGTCCAGTAAATAAACAGGAAGATACTCCCCTAAATCTTTTCCAAAGCTTCCCCAGTTGTCAAGCATTCCGAACAATCCGTGAAAGACCAATAAAGGAGTAGACGATTTATCCTCGCCAAATATTTTTGAATGTAAAATTTCCATAATTTTTATATTAGATATTAGGTGGTAATTGCAATGTGAAATGATGAATATTCTATTAATTCCCAAAACACAGGAAATCTTACCACTTAGCCAATCTCTTCAAATAAGCCTGAATCGTATTTTCCATACCCATATACAAAGCTTCCGAAACTAATGCATGTCCTATGGAAACTTCCAGCAAATTTGGTATCGTATCCGCAAAGTATTTTAAATTATCAAGACTAAGATCATGCCCCGCGTTAACTCCCAGGCCGAATTCGCCGGCAGCTAAAGCCGTTTCAAGATATGGCTTTATTGCCTGTTCTTTATTCGCAACATAATCCTTTGCATAAGCTTCTGTATACAATTCTATCCTGTCAGTTCCGGTTTTTGCAGCGTATTCTACTAATCCAGGATTAGGATCAAGAAAGATTGAAGTACGGATTCCTGCATTTTTAAATTCGGCAATAACATCAGTAAGAAAATCTAAGTGTTTTTTTGTATCCCAGCCGGCATTAGAAGTAATGGCATCATCTGCGTCAGGAACCAATGTTACCTGCTCGGGTTTCACTTCAAGGACCATATCGATGAAAGCACGGTGTGGATTCCCTTCAATATTGAACTCCGTAGTTACCAAAGGTTTCAGATCATAAACATCTTTTCTGGTAATGTGTCTTTCATCAGGTCGAGGATGGATGGTAATTCCCTGTCCTCCGAATTCCTGAATTTTAATTGCAGCTTCTGTTACACTTGGCAATTCGCCTCCTCTTGCATTTCTTAAAGTTGCAATTTTATTAATGTTTACACTTAGTTTTGTCATTTTTATAAGTAGATATTAGAGCTTAGATCCTATATATCAGATAAAATCCATTGAATATCCAACATGTAAGGTCTAATCTCTTATTTATTAAACTTTCACTGCAACCTGCATTACCTGCAGGTCAAATTCTTTTGAAGCAACCAACAGATGGTCAAAAATATCTGCCTGGATTTGCTCAAAACGCTCCCATTTGGAGTCGTTGGCAAAGCAGTATATTTCCAAAGGCAGCCCATGCGGAGTAATATCCAGCTGACGAACCATCACCACTCCTTTTTGATCAATATCCGGGTCATTTTCTATATATTTTTGGGCGTAATACCTGAAGACTCCGATATTGGTCAATTGTCGTCCGTTCACAATTTTATCATTATGAGCCAATGATTCTTTTTCCTTTCTGATTTCTATACTTTTTCCTTCCAGGTATTCTGAGATGAGATTGATATCCTTTAGACGATTGATTTCTTCATCATTTAAAAACTTAAAAGAATTGATATTAAAATAAATTGATTTTTTTATCCTTCGGGTATTCGATTCGGACATGATCTGAAGATTTTTGATCTCGGTAGTCAGCAGATCGTAAGTAGGAATCGTAGAAACCGTTTTATCAAAATTGGTGATTTTGGTCGTTAGAAGACTGATATCTGCTATATTACCTTCGATATTGTATTTGGGAATACCAATCCAGTCTCCAACTTTCATGTTTTTAGAAGTGGCAACATGAAGCCCTGTTACAAATCCTAAAATAGTATCTCTGAAAACAAGTACAAGTACAGCAGTGATAGCCCCCAAACTTCCCAGAATTGTTCCTCCTTTGATTCCGAAAATCACACAAATACCAACTACAGTAAGAATAAAAATTCCAAATATCTTGACCGATTCTGAAATAGCATTTAAAGCCATTATCTTATAAAAATCCTGTTTGATAACAAAATAATTCCTCAATGCTGTTAATGCCCTGAATAACATCCCGGCAATAACAAAAATGATCGCTACACTAACAATTAACCCCAATAATTCAAAACTTTTCGGATGTCTCCAAAAGACTGATTTAAGAGCATATTCAGCAAAATTCAATGCACCTAGATGAACTATTGAGTTTGTAATTCTTGACTGATAGATTGATTTTAGAACAGGATATTTTTCTTTATCAAAAAAGAATTTGAATATCGTATTGACAAGAATTTTAAAAATAAAATCTATTACATAGACAAATCCTGCCAAAAATAAAAATTTAAGGATAATCTGACAGGTAAGTACCAAGTCATTGGGCACATTAGCGCTTACAAAATAATGGATCTGATCACTTATATCCTGTAAAAAGTCTTTGGTGTCTTGTAACTCGTCTTTCATTATCGCAAATTTATGAAATTTAAGGATCATTTTAATTAAAACCTATCCATCAATTTTTATCCCAAAATGGATTTTATTTTCATTTTTAATAAAATTTTAAAATCATTATTTTAAAAAATTATTAATTTACTTAAAACATCAACAAATAGGTAAAAAATTAATTAAAAAACATTATTTAAAATAAACAATACTCAAAATTTATCATATTATATTATTTTATATTTAATTATTTATTAAATTTGGTTCAAACTAACCCCATAAAAATCAATCAGATATGAGAAAAAACTACTTATTTATTTTATTGTGTGTATTCACACTGTTTATCAACTGCTCCGGAGGAGATGATTCTGCAACACCTTCCGAAAACGTTGGACCACCTGCTATAAAGACAGGAAAACTTATCGGTAAAGTGATGTCACAAAATGGCACTAAGCCTATTGGAGGTGCTTCAGTTTTTACATTTGACGATCAGTATAAAATTTATTATACCACTTCAGATGCCAACGGTAACTTTACATTGGATGCTCCGGCTGGAAATCGGACTATCCATATTCAGACGGGTAATGGTAGTAATTTCCGTACGGAAATTTCCGCAACTGTAAAAGATCATGAAACCTTAAATCTCGATGTCAGCCAAACCAAGCTCAATCAGGTTGCAAAAATAGCTTATGTAAAGGGAGCGTATGATAAAATTGAGGATATCATTCAGACTTTAGGCTATAATGCCACCGAAATTACTAATGCCGATCTTGCCAACTTAACTGCTATTGCACAATATGACATTATATTTCTCAACTGTGGTTCAAGAAATAATTACTCTTCAAATCCTGGACTCTATACTGTAATTGATGCTAATCTAGCCATTTTTGTTGCTAATGGCGGGAGTATCTATGCTTCGGATTGGGATGTTTCCTATCTGGTAGGCGGAACAAGCAATACGAGTAACTGTTCAATGACCGGAGGGTTTGTTCCTGATACCAAGTTATGTTCTAAAAACATCGGAAGCACAGGTACCCTGGATGCTACGGTAAACAATGCCGGACTTACAACGGCTTTAGGATTTAATACACTTAACATCAACTATGATTTAGGGGCATGGCAAAAAATAATTAATTACGACCCGGCTTATTGGGAAGTGTTGGTTAAAGAAACCTCATCAAATGATGCCCTGATGATCAGAACCAATCATTTCTCCGCAACAGGTATTCCTACCACTCCAATAGGAAACGCTCCCAATTCAACATTTGTAACGGTTTGTATTACTTTACCAGGCAACATTCAGATCAGTATTTCAGTTCCTCAGGTACTGGTTCCTTATTTGGTAGCGTTAGGGGCCACAGTGGGGCCTTGCTCGGGATCTTCAACCAGCGGGTATATTTATTATACCACTTTCCATAATCATGCTTCAGGAAACATCGGCAACGCAGGTGTGATTCTGCAATATGTAATCTTAAACTTATAGAAAATTCTCAACTTATATGAAAAGGTGGCTTTTTTAAGGCCACTTTTTTTATATTGCATTATATTTTTAAAGAATGGATACTACATTAATTAATATTCTTTGTCTTATTTTACTTGTCCTGGGCATACTGGGCACCTTTCTCCCGGTGCTGCCTGGACTGTTACTCAGCCTTTGCGGATTGTTGATTTACAAATTCGGTACAGATGCGGATCTCCCGATGTTGTATATCTGGGTTTTCGGGATTCTTACCGCAGCTTCTGCTGTTCTAAATTATGTGATCCCGGCCAGAACCAACAAAAAATATGGCGGCACAAAATGGGGAAGCATCGGTTCAGTAGTCGGAACTATTGCAGGTATGTTTATTCCCATCCCTTTAGGATTTCTGATCGGTATGTTTGCAGGAGTATTTATTGGAGAACTTCTTCACGACAGTAAGGACATGGATAAGGCCCTGAAATCCACAAAAGGAGCCTTTATCGGATTCATATACGGTACGGGATTCAGTTTTGTGGTAGGTGTGGCAATGTTTTTGGTAGTAAT
The sequence above is drawn from the Chryseobacterium daecheongense genome and encodes:
- a CDS encoding MvdD family ATP-grasp ribosomal peptide maturase, which produces MNNKILIITHTGDNFSIQKVTEYIIKNNFEVIRFDVDLYPLQNKLSTTFQDGKWISILETPDAKHRLDDIAAVWYRRAYNMGDGLKEELDAKFYGAAMGEIRTTLFGFLESIDVYALGKPSVYRRLDSKEEQLKIADKIGFKIPETCITNNPEEARNFILKHQNVIGKMQSGFAIYEDGVESVVFTNVIKEDKLDDLDSLLYCPMQFQKKIEKKRELRVTAVGQDVYAFEIDSQQFEDAKVDWRKDGVNLIDKWVRTDLPKDIEAKVLELLDVYNVDYGAMDIIVSPEDEYYFIEINGAGEFFWLDNLTEENLISKSIADLLCDKAPRRNNMVLA
- a CDS encoding mechanosensitive ion channel, whose protein sequence is MKDELQDTKDFLQDISDQIHYFVSANVPNDLVLTCQIILKFLFLAGFVYVIDFIFKILVNTIFKFFFDKEKYPVLKSIYQSRITNSIVHLGALNFAEYALKSVFWRHPKSFELLGLIVSVAIIFVIAGMLFRALTALRNYFVIKQDFYKIMALNAISESVKIFGIFILTVVGICVIFGIKGGTILGSLGAITAVLVLVFRDTILGFVTGLHVATSKNMKVGDWIGIPKYNIEGNIADISLLTTKITNFDKTVSTIPTYDLLTTEIKNLQIMSESNTRRIKKSIYFNINSFKFLNDEEINRLKDINLISEYLEGKSIEIRKEKESLAHNDKIVNGRQLTNIGVFRYYAQKYIENDPDIDQKGVVMVRQLDITPHGLPLEIYCFANDSKWERFEQIQADIFDHLLVASKEFDLQVMQVAVKV
- a CDS encoding microviridin/marinostatin family tricyclic proteinase inhibitor; protein product: MKNKSSKKKPFFAAFLEKQLKDPQSVTGGGPDITIPERDVVTKPTLDMAHTLKYPSDGDDDSPTVPL
- a CDS encoding DUF456 domain-containing protein, whose product is MDTTLINILCLILLVLGILGTFLPVLPGLLLSLCGLLIYKFGTDADLPMLYIWVFGILTAASAVLNYVIPARTNKKYGGTKWGSIGSVVGTIAGMFIPIPLGFLIGMFAGVFIGELLHDSKDMDKALKSTKGAFIGFIYGTGFSFVVGVAMFLVVILNMLDYI
- a CDS encoding microviridin/marinostatin family tricyclic proteinase inhibitor, with the protein product MKPKKLKKPFFASFLEKQIQEPEKVTGGGEIITSPNSDNITIPSKDNITSVLVDNVTTVRNDNVTLKYPSDSDEGGPLDHIEL
- a CDS encoding ATP-grasp ribosomal peptide maturase, with protein sequence MILCITHSNDFYTIDIFFEYLTSKNIPYFRLNSDHLNYLQKISITDHSFELTDEFGNTFRSSDIKAVWHRKGWRISIPEELDDDYVKIFINEYGNLRYNLYTALEDVPWINPFEAEKKADGNKLYQLKIAKKNKLTIPKTLFSNDEEEITAFFHTYCNGKAVAKLHGVIAKSMGGENMLSTTIIREDNLESLADIAYCPMIFQPYIEKEYELRIMYVDGEFFTGKINNSEHADWRVNQGNYTWSAYELPEDIKSSLTLMMKEMGLYMGAIDMIKGRDENYYFLEVNPQGEWGMLQKELNFPIAERIADNLIKRMKTNE
- a CDS encoding pyridoxine 5'-phosphate synthase; this encodes MTKLSVNINKIATLRNARGGELPSVTEAAIKIQEFGGQGITIHPRPDERHITRKDVYDLKPLVTTEFNIEGNPHRAFIDMVLEVKPEQVTLVPDADDAITSNAGWDTKKHLDFLTDVIAEFKNAGIRTSIFLDPNPGLVEYAAKTGTDRIELYTEAYAKDYVANKEQAIKPYLETALAAGEFGLGVNAGHDLSLDNLKYFADTIPNLLEVSIGHALVSEALYMGMENTIQAYLKRLAKW
- a CDS encoding carboxypeptidase-like regulatory domain-containing protein gives rise to the protein MRKNYLFILLCVFTLFINCSGGDDSATPSENVGPPAIKTGKLIGKVMSQNGTKPIGGASVFTFDDQYKIYYTTSDANGNFTLDAPAGNRTIHIQTGNGSNFRTEISATVKDHETLNLDVSQTKLNQVAKIAYVKGAYDKIEDIIQTLGYNATEITNADLANLTAIAQYDIIFLNCGSRNNYSSNPGLYTVIDANLAIFVANGGSIYASDWDVSYLVGGTSNTSNCSMTGGFVPDTKLCSKNIGSTGTLDATVNNAGLTTALGFNTLNINYDLGAWQKIINYDPAYWEVLVKETSSNDALMIRTNHFSATGIPTTPIGNAPNSTFVTVCITLPGNIQISISVPQVLVPYLVALGATVGPCSGSSTSGYIYYTTFHNHASGNIGNAGVILQYVILNL
- a CDS encoding alpha/beta fold hydrolase is translated as MEILHSKIFGEDKSSTPLLVFHGLFGMLDNWGSFGKDLGEYLPVYLLDLRNHGRSFHSESMSHDDLADDIAHYMDHYGIEKAHVLGHSLGGKAVMQFAIRYPEKVEKLIVVDISPKAYPPHHQGIIKALETVDFNNVGSRNEVEAVLSQYIPEKSTIQFLTKNLYWDDNKKLNWRFNLKTLSEKYNEFVSNAIKFGVFEGETLFISGEKSNYILPQDEFAIKQQFPKAKIVVVKNAAHWVQADNPTEFSHVVKNFLGLD
- a CDS encoding NAD-dependent epimerase/dehydratase family protein — protein: MVFVTGATGILGRVIILELLKKGKKVRAAKRRTSNLNEVKHSYQFYTENSDDFFNKIEWVDVDFDDMNSLEDALKGVEEVYHCAAKVSFHPQDEKEMYHTNIKGTENLLFACEGSSVTKFLHVSSVAVLDGYNEKGELDEESDFNPKVDHPAYAVSKHLSEMEVWRASAEGLKTIIINPAIIIGSGNWNQSSGELFSTFEKNNFTFSGGSSYVDVRDVARISVELMENNIFGERFILVSENKRYAETGNYIRKKLGLKNARILSKAELNAGRIANILLGWLIPQLKLVTKSNIESITSFNTISNEKIKQKLNYQFIPIEESIDFHLNNYINDKKGNK